One window of Paroedura picta isolate Pp20150507F chromosome 2, Ppicta_v3.0, whole genome shotgun sequence genomic DNA carries:
- the CALM1 gene encoding calmodulin-1: MADQLTEEQIAEFKEAFSLFDKDGDGTITTKELGTVMRSLGQNPTEAELQDMINEVDADGNGTIDFPEFLTMMARKMKDTDSEEEIREAFRVFDKDGNGYISAAELRHVMTNLGEKLTDEEVDEMIREADIDGDGQVNYEEFVQMMTAK, translated from the exons AATTCAAGGAAGCCTTCTCTCTATTTGATAAAGATGGTGATGGCACCATCACAACAAAAGAACTGGGGACTGTCATGAGGTCGCTGGGTCAGAACCCAACAGAAGCAGAATTACAAGACATGATCAATGAGGTAGATGCGGATG GCAATGGCACTATTGACTTCCCAGAATTCTTGACCATGATGGCCAGAAAAATGAAGGACACAGACAGCGAGGAAGAAATTCGTGAGGCGTTCAGAGTCTTTGATAAG GACGGCAATGGCTACATCAGCGCGGCTGAATTACGTCATGTTATGACAAACTTAGGCGAAAAGCTAACAGATGAAGAAGTAGATGAAATGATCAGAGAAGCAGATATCGATGGGGATGGGCAAGTGAACTATGAAG AATTCGTACAGATGATGACTGCAAAATGA